The Borreliella andersonii genome has a segment encoding these proteins:
- a CDS encoding TIGR02757 family protein yields MQVKAKSSLYDFLERIYSKYNKKEFIHPDPLEFLYRYKEKEDIELVGLISSSLALGRVEKILEAIEIILKPLGKSPSENLKLITEKDLKKIFKGFVYRFFKGEDIVRLLCTLKIIKEQHHTLENLLYGIYYKNQNLILSIDELIKHMEKINGREFGMLLPKPSKGSSCKRLFLFLRWMIRKDEVDLGIWNKFNPNKLIVPMDTHMTNIASKLFKIKEIKNVNLKKAIKITSYFSKENNEDPVKYDFSLTRFGINKDFNKEKLLKNINKL; encoded by the coding sequence ATGCAAGTAAAAGCTAAAAGTTCGCTATATGATTTTCTAGAAAGAATATATTCGAAATACAATAAAAAAGAATTTATACATCCTGATCCTTTAGAATTTCTCTACAGGTATAAAGAAAAAGAAGATATTGAACTTGTAGGCCTAATTAGTTCTTCATTGGCACTTGGAAGAGTAGAAAAAATTTTAGAAGCAATCGAAATAATACTCAAACCACTTGGTAAATCCCCTTCTGAAAACCTGAAACTGATAACCGAAAAAGACTTAAAAAAAATATTTAAAGGATTTGTTTATAGATTTTTCAAAGGAGAAGACATTGTAAGGCTACTGTGCACCCTCAAAATAATAAAAGAACAGCACCACACACTTGAAAATCTTCTTTACGGTATTTATTATAAAAACCAAAATCTTATACTCAGTATAGATGAATTAATCAAACATATGGAAAAAATAAATGGAAGAGAATTCGGAATGCTACTTCCAAAGCCTTCAAAAGGAAGCTCTTGTAAAAGACTTTTTTTATTCTTAAGATGGATGATACGCAAAGATGAAGTCGATTTGGGCATTTGGAACAAATTCAATCCCAATAAGCTTATAGTGCCAATGGATACTCATATGACAAACATTGCTTCAAAGCTATTTAAAATAAAAGAAATAAAAAACGTAAATCTTAAAAAAGCAATAAAAATTACAAGCTATTTTTCAAAAGAAAATAATGAAGATCCTGTAAAATACGATTTCTCTTTAACCAGATTTGGAATAAATAAAGATTTTAATAAAGAAAAATTGCTAAAAAATATTAACAAACTATAA
- a CDS encoding glucosaminidase domain-containing protein, with the protein MIKKFLLFAMINIFLTNKAYSNEEVIEISTEIQQEKYIPFLISRGKTQLEDLVKYTLEINPDLDKNYVNTVAKTYIEESLIEGVNYDIAYAQMLLETGALKFNGIVSKEQHNFSGIGATNNLTKGNSFSNITEGIKAHIQHLKAYASKQNIKSNMVDPRFYLVKRGSAPTIYDLTGKWAKDKLYDKKLKKILLELLEYNNASKS; encoded by the coding sequence ATGATAAAAAAATTCTTGCTATTTGCAATGATCAACATCTTTCTAACAAATAAAGCTTATAGTAATGAAGAGGTAATAGAAATAAGTACTGAAATACAACAAGAAAAATATATTCCCTTTTTAATAAGTAGAGGAAAAACTCAACTGGAAGATCTTGTAAAATATACTCTAGAAATAAATCCAGACCTTGACAAAAACTATGTAAATACTGTTGCTAAAACCTATATAGAAGAATCTTTGATTGAAGGGGTTAATTATGACATTGCCTATGCTCAAATGCTGCTAGAAACAGGAGCCTTAAAATTTAATGGAATAGTTTCAAAAGAACAACACAATTTTTCAGGAATAGGCGCTACCAATAATCTTACAAAAGGAAATTCTTTTTCCAATATTACAGAAGGAATTAAAGCTCATATTCAACATTTAAAAGCTTATGCTTCAAAACAAAATATCAAATCAAATATGGTTGATCCTAGATTTTACCTTGTTAAAAGAGGATCTGCTCCAACAATATATGATTTGACTGGGAAATGGGCAAAAGACAAACTTTACGATAAAAAACTTAAAAAAATATTATTAGAACTATTAGAATACAATAATGCAAGTAAAAGCTAA